In Morganella morganii, the following are encoded in one genomic region:
- the mdtH gene encoding multidrug efflux MFS transporter MdtH produces MSLVRQARTLGKYWLLVDNLLVVLGFFVVFPLISIRFVEQLGWAGIVVGFALGLRQLVQQGLGIFGGAIADRFGAKPMIVIGMFLRAGGFALMAMADEPWILWLSCILSAIGGTLFDPPRTALVIKLTRPYERGRFYSLLLMQDSAGAVLGALLGSWLLIYDFHLVCWVGAAIFIITALCNAWLLPAYRISTTRTPVKEGLTRVLSDKRFSRYVLTLTGYFILSVQVMLMFPIIVNELAGTPAAVKWMYAIEAALSLTLLYPLARWSEKHFRLETRLMAGLFLMSLSMFPVALTHSLHVLFAIICLFYLGSVIAEPARETLSASLADPRARGSYMGFSRLGLAFGGAIGYTGGGWLYDLGKEMQLPELPWFLLGTIGLITLIALYRQFNPKKISPAVLN; encoded by the coding sequence ATGTCACTTGTCAGACAAGCCCGGACGCTGGGTAAGTACTGGTTGCTGGTGGATAACCTGCTGGTTGTTCTCGGCTTCTTTGTGGTCTTCCCGCTGATCTCCATCCGTTTTGTTGAACAACTCGGCTGGGCGGGGATTGTGGTCGGGTTTGCTCTGGGGCTGCGCCAGCTTGTCCAGCAGGGGCTGGGAATATTCGGCGGTGCGATTGCTGACCGCTTCGGTGCCAAGCCGATGATCGTCATCGGTATGTTTCTCCGTGCAGGCGGTTTTGCCCTGATGGCCATGGCGGATGAGCCGTGGATCCTCTGGCTCTCCTGTATTCTCTCGGCTATCGGCGGCACGCTGTTTGACCCGCCGCGCACTGCGCTGGTAATCAAACTGACCCGCCCGTATGAACGCGGCCGTTTCTATTCCCTGCTGCTGATGCAGGACAGCGCCGGGGCGGTACTCGGGGCACTGCTCGGCAGCTGGCTGCTTATCTATGACTTTCATCTGGTCTGCTGGGTGGGCGCGGCAATCTTTATTATCACCGCCCTGTGTAATGCCTGGCTGCTGCCCGCTTACCGCATTTCCACCACCCGCACCCCGGTCAAAGAGGGGCTGACCCGCGTACTGAGTGACAAACGGTTCTCCCGCTATGTGCTGACACTGACCGGTTATTTCATTCTCTCCGTGCAGGTGATGCTGATGTTCCCGATCATCGTCAACGAACTGGCGGGCACACCGGCGGCGGTGAAATGGATGTATGCCATTGAGGCTGCATTATCACTGACTCTGCTCTATCCGCTGGCCCGCTGGAGTGAAAAACACTTCCGGCTGGAAACCCGTCTGATGGCCGGTTTATTCCTGATGAGCCTGAGTATGTTCCCGGTCGCACTGACTCATTCACTGCATGTATTATTCGCGATTATCTGTTTGTTCTATTTAGGTTCGGTGATTGCCGAACCGGCACGGGAAACCCTCAGCGCGTCACTGGCGGATCCGCGCGCACGCGGCAGTTACATGGGCTTCAGCCGCCTGGGGCTGGCATTCGGCGGTGCCATCGGTTATACCGGCGGCGGCTGGCTGTATGATCTGGGTAAAGAAATGCAATTACCTGAACTTCCCTGGTTTTTACTCGGTACAATCGGGCTGATTACACTGATAGCACTTTACCGCCAGTTTAACCCGAAGAAGATAAGCCCTGCCGTATTAAATTGA
- a CDS encoding lipoprotein, with protein sequence MRLFLFTAALVAATVLTGCDKLTEISVSEETINSAVAENIHLNKQIGMDGVADADFTLEKLLTEIGREEPGKVKLTAIGSLKLVSLFGSRDFTISMSLSAAPYFDATSGSIYMRDVEITNYTLDPDKWDTLISALIPYLNHTLSTFFNITPVYVLNGDNTAEAAAKKFAKGIEIRPGRIVIPLTE encoded by the coding sequence ATGAGATTATTCCTTTTTACCGCGGCACTGGTCGCAGCAACAGTTTTAACCGGCTGCGATAAATTAACCGAAATCAGTGTCAGTGAAGAGACCATTAACAGTGCGGTGGCAGAGAATATCCATCTGAATAAACAGATTGGTATGGATGGTGTGGCAGATGCGGATTTTACCCTGGAAAAACTGCTCACCGAGATTGGCCGTGAAGAGCCCGGCAAAGTAAAACTGACGGCAATCGGCTCGCTGAAGCTGGTTTCGCTGTTCGGTTCACGGGATTTCACTATTTCAATGTCTCTCAGCGCCGCACCGTATTTCGATGCCACCAGCGGGTCAATCTATATGCGGGATGTTGAAATTACCAATTACACGCTGGATCCGGACAAATGGGATACCCTGATTTCCGCGCTGATCCCTTATCTCAATCATACACTGAGCACCTTTTTCAATATCACCCCGGTGTATGTTCTGAATGGCGATAATACAGCCGAAGCGGCTGCGAAGAAGTTTGCCAAGGGCATTGAAATTCGGCCTGGCCGGATCGTTATCCCGTTAACCGAATAA
- a CDS encoding CitMHS family transporter, producing MLTLIGLLIIISIVVLLMTGKTSPVIAMSVIPLLGALLAGYSLPEITEFFDYGIKKVASVAVMFLFAILFFSIMKDLHIFNPFIRLMIGLTRGNVVIVAMVTALVAAVVHLDGSGAATFLIIIPAFLPIYRRLGMSPYLMLLLMCMSMGVMNMVPWGGPLGRASAVTGISASVLWQPLIPVQIIGITASVLVAALFGLREKRRIARAAQYGTTPYEQDSLLELYDEADKEHGTEKPQRFLINISLILLAILSLALGWLAAPYIFMLALSAALIVNYPKPKDQVAVINHHAPQALSMAAIILSAGVFLGIMDKGGMLESVAKDLLLIIPGHMAEQFHIIIGMIGVPLDIFTSTDAYYFALLPIVRDVVASAGIPPADVVYAMAIGNNAGTFVSPFSPAVWLAVGIAGVDMGRHLRYSFFWIWLFSFITLAAGWFLGLF from the coding sequence ATGCTGACACTGATTGGGCTGCTGATCATCATTTCTATTGTCGTTCTGCTGATGACAGGAAAAACCAGCCCTGTAATTGCCATGTCTGTTATTCCCCTGCTCGGCGCCCTGCTGGCCGGCTATTCCCTGCCTGAAATCACTGAATTTTTTGATTACGGCATCAAAAAAGTGGCCAGTGTCGCAGTGATGTTCCTGTTTGCCATTCTGTTTTTCAGCATTATGAAAGATCTGCACATCTTCAATCCGTTTATCCGCCTGATGATCGGGCTGACCCGGGGAAATGTGGTCATTGTGGCGATGGTTACTGCGCTGGTGGCAGCCGTTGTGCATCTCGACGGTTCCGGTGCGGCAACGTTTCTGATTATTATCCCGGCGTTTTTACCTATCTACCGGCGGCTGGGTATGAGCCCGTATCTGATGTTGCTGCTGATGTGTATGAGTATGGGGGTAATGAATATGGTGCCGTGGGGCGGACCGCTCGGCCGCGCCTCTGCTGTGACCGGTATTTCCGCTTCAGTGCTGTGGCAGCCGCTGATCCCGGTACAAATCATCGGTATTACCGCATCGGTGCTGGTTGCCGCGCTGTTTGGTCTGCGGGAAAAACGCCGGATCGCCCGGGCGGCACAATACGGCACCACGCCGTATGAGCAGGATTCGCTTCTTGAATTGTATGATGAGGCGGATAAAGAACACGGTACGGAAAAACCACAGCGCTTTCTGATTAATATCTCGCTGATCCTGCTGGCTATCCTCAGTCTGGCACTGGGGTGGCTCGCGGCACCGTATATCTTTATGCTGGCGCTCTCCGCCGCTCTCATTGTCAATTACCCGAAACCAAAAGACCAGGTAGCCGTGATTAACCATCATGCCCCGCAGGCGTTATCTATGGCAGCAATTATCCTTTCCGCCGGGGTATTCCTGGGGATTATGGATAAAGGCGGGATGCTGGAGTCCGTGGCAAAGGATCTGCTGCTGATTATTCCGGGACATATGGCGGAACAGTTTCATATTATTATCGGGATGATTGGTGTGCCGCTGGATATCTTTACCAGTACCGATGCCTATTACTTTGCCCTGCTGCCGATTGTCCGTGATGTGGTGGCATCCGCCGGTATTCCGCCTGCTGATGTGGTGTATGCCATGGCTATCGGTAATAACGCCGGAACCTTTGTCAGCCCGTTCTCACCGGCTGTGTGGCTGGCGGTGGGGATTGCCGGGGTGGATATGGGGCGGCATCTGCGCTACTCCTTCTTCTGGATCTGGCTGTTCAGCTTTATCACCCTGGCGGCAGGCTGGTTCCTCGGGCTGTTCTGA
- a CDS encoding TorD/DmsD family molecular chaperone, which translates to MNEFSLVCRLLGTLFNRAPADPVLAPVLTMIKQGQLKAHWPLEQDALLTRLAEHCDSAELAADYQQLFADGAVAQLRSDYTGEPESEVRQFLSERGMPLTDAVTDSFGSLLLGASWLEDQAQEDEVSAQTALFADYLLPWSDAFLGKVESHAQHGFYRTLAILTREALSALYEELTEDAEEDENDD; encoded by the coding sequence ATGAATGAATTTTCACTGGTCTGCCGCCTGCTCGGAACCCTGTTTAACCGCGCTCCGGCTGATCCTGTGCTGGCACCGGTTCTGACGATGATTAAGCAGGGGCAGCTGAAAGCCCACTGGCCGCTGGAGCAGGATGCACTGCTGACACGGCTGGCTGAGCATTGCGACAGTGCGGAACTGGCAGCGGATTATCAGCAGTTGTTTGCTGACGGGGCGGTGGCTCAGCTCCGGTCGGACTATACCGGTGAACCGGAAAGTGAAGTCCGTCAGTTTCTCAGTGAACGCGGTATGCCGCTGACTGATGCGGTAACAGACAGTTTCGGATCTTTGCTGCTGGGGGCATCCTGGCTGGAAGATCAGGCACAGGAAGATGAAGTCAGTGCGCAGACGGCGCTGTTTGCGGACTATCTGCTGCCGTGGAGTGATGCATTTCTCGGGAAAGTTGAGTCACATGCACAGCACGGCTTTTACCGCACCCTGGCTATTCTGACCCGTGAAGCACTGTCCGCGCTGTATGAAGAGCTGACAGAAGACGCAGAAGAAGACGAAAACGATGATTAA
- the ghrA gene encoding glyoxylate/hydroxypyruvate reductase GhrA: MNIIFYHPFFDSELWINGMKKHLPQADIRKWVPGDNQPADYALVWLPPRECLAGRTTMKGVFALGAGVDAILKQEQANPGTLPAGVPVIRLEDTGMGAQMQEYAVAKALWYFRKMDIYKRQQEQRIWKAQPAFTFDEFEIGVLGTGVLGRSVAEKLAEFGFKVHGWSRTPKQIPGVTSFHGNDQLDEFLSHSRLLINLLPDTPQTRGILNQSLFSKLPQSSYLINLARGSHLVDNDLLEAIDDGQIAGASLDVFATEPLPEMHPFWTHPRVDVTPHIAAFTIPSEAMKAIVANIERIERGEAPQGVVNMELGY, encoded by the coding sequence ATGAATATTATTTTCTACCATCCTTTTTTTGATTCTGAGCTGTGGATCAACGGCATGAAAAAACACCTGCCGCAGGCGGATATCCGCAAATGGGTTCCGGGTGATAACCAGCCGGCGGATTATGCCCTGGTGTGGTTACCGCCGCGTGAGTGTCTGGCCGGGCGGACCACCATGAAAGGGGTCTTTGCGCTGGGTGCCGGGGTGGATGCCATTCTGAAACAGGAACAGGCAAACCCGGGCACACTGCCTGCCGGGGTGCCGGTGATCCGCCTTGAAGATACCGGGATGGGGGCGCAGATGCAGGAGTACGCGGTTGCCAAGGCGCTGTGGTACTTCCGCAAGATGGATATTTATAAACGCCAGCAGGAGCAGCGTATCTGGAAAGCACAGCCTGCTTTCACATTTGATGAATTCGAAATCGGTGTGCTGGGAACCGGAGTTCTCGGCCGTTCCGTGGCGGAAAAGCTGGCAGAATTCGGATTTAAAGTCCATGGCTGGAGCCGGACACCAAAACAGATCCCCGGCGTGACCAGTTTCCACGGCAACGATCAACTGGATGAATTCTTAAGCCACAGCCGCCTGCTGATCAATCTGCTGCCGGACACACCGCAGACCAGAGGGATCCTCAACCAGTCACTGTTCAGTAAGCTGCCGCAGAGTTCTTACCTGATTAACCTGGCGCGCGGTTCGCATCTGGTGGATAACGATTTACTGGAAGCCATTGATGACGGACAGATTGCCGGTGCCAGCCTGGATGTGTTCGCCACCGAACCGCTGCCGGAAATGCACCCGTTCTGGACCCACCCGCGGGTGGATGTCACGCCGCACATTGCTGCATTTACCATTCCGTCAGAGGCAATGAAAGCCATCGTTGCTAATATTGAGCGGATTGAGCGGGGCGAAGCACCGCAGGGCGTGGTGAATATGGAGCTGGGGTATTAA
- the dauA gene encoding C4-dicarboxylic acid transporter DauA yields MKISTFKGLSLFTALIDSCWKQPYSVSRLIKDTIAGITVGIIAIPLAMALAIGSGVAPQYGLYTAAIAGIVIAVTGGSRFSVSGPTAAFVVILYPVSQQFGLGGLLIATLMSGIILLAMGLARFGKLIEYIPISVVLGFTSGIAITIATMQVKDFFGLTMAHVPENYVDKVIALVRAMPTINLSDTLIGVTTLLVLIYWPKLKLRLPGHLPAVIAGMLVMLVLSLFGMEAATIGSRFSYTLADGTQGAGIPPILPQFILPWNLPTPDGKEFVFSWATITALMPAAFSMAMLGAIESLLCAVVLDGMTGKKHNSNGELLGQGLGNITAPFFGGITATAAIARSAANVRAGATSPVSAIIHSLLVLLTLLILAPLLSYLPLAAMSALLLMVAWNMSEAAKVIELIRRAPKDDIIVLLLCLSLTVLFDMVIAISVGIVLASLLFMRRIANMTRLSESSYTDHDKGLLVVRVNGPLFFAAAERIFDDLKVKSSGYHTIVMQWDAVPVLDAGGLKAFRRFIDEAGVDTHIVVTDIPFQPLKTLARARIVPVENKISFYPSVSKALIELGLMDGVTSEA; encoded by the coding sequence ATGAAAATTTCAACATTTAAAGGATTATCTCTTTTTACTGCATTAATTGACTCGTGCTGGAAACAGCCTTACTCCGTTTCCCGTCTGATAAAAGATACCATTGCAGGTATCACCGTCGGGATTATTGCTATCCCACTGGCCATGGCATTGGCTATCGGCAGTGGTGTGGCACCGCAATATGGCCTGTATACGGCCGCTATCGCCGGTATTGTGATTGCGGTGACCGGCGGCTCCCGTTTCAGTGTCTCCGGGCCGACCGCCGCGTTTGTGGTGATCCTCTACCCCGTATCCCAGCAGTTCGGGTTAGGCGGGCTACTGATAGCCACTCTGATGTCCGGGATTATCCTGCTGGCAATGGGTCTGGCGCGTTTCGGTAAACTCATTGAATATATTCCGATTTCCGTGGTGCTCGGCTTCACCTCAGGGATTGCGATCACCATCGCCACCATGCAGGTGAAAGACTTTTTCGGTCTGACCATGGCGCATGTACCGGAAAACTATGTTGATAAGGTTATTGCCCTTGTCAGAGCCATGCCGACCATCAATCTGTCGGATACCCTGATTGGCGTAACCACACTGCTGGTGCTGATCTACTGGCCGAAACTGAAACTTCGTCTGCCGGGACACCTTCCCGCTGTAATTGCCGGGATGCTGGTGATGCTGGTGCTGTCCCTGTTCGGCATGGAAGCGGCCACCATCGGCTCCCGTTTCAGTTATACCCTGGCGGACGGTACACAGGGTGCGGGGATCCCGCCGATTCTGCCGCAGTTTATCCTGCCGTGGAATTTACCGACCCCGGACGGCAAAGAATTTGTGTTCAGCTGGGCCACCATTACCGCCCTGATGCCGGCAGCGTTTTCGATGGCAATGCTGGGCGCGATTGAATCGCTGCTCTGTGCGGTGGTGCTTGACGGTATGACCGGCAAAAAACATAACTCCAACGGCGAATTACTGGGTCAGGGACTGGGTAATATCACCGCACCGTTCTTCGGCGGCATTACCGCCACTGCTGCTATCGCCCGTTCGGCGGCTAACGTGCGTGCCGGTGCCACATCGCCGGTCTCTGCTATTATTCACTCTCTGCTGGTGCTGCTGACTCTGCTGATCCTGGCGCCGCTGCTTTCTTATCTGCCGCTGGCCGCGATGTCCGCTCTGCTGCTGATGGTGGCATGGAATATGAGTGAAGCGGCTAAAGTCATTGAACTTATCCGCCGCGCGCCGAAAGACGATATTATCGTGCTGCTGCTGTGCCTGAGCCTCACTGTGCTGTTTGATATGGTCATTGCTATCAGTGTCGGGATTGTGCTGGCCTCACTGCTGTTTATGCGCCGTATCGCCAATATGACGCGCCTGAGTGAGTCTTCCTATACCGATCACGACAAAGGGCTTCTGGTTGTCCGGGTTAACGGCCCGCTGTTCTTTGCCGCTGCCGAGCGGATTTTTGATGATCTGAAAGTCAAAAGTTCGGGATATCACACCATTGTAATGCAGTGGGATGCGGTGCCGGTACTTGATGCGGGTGGATTAAAAGCCTTCCGCCGTTTTATTGACGAAGCTGGTGTGGATACACACATCGTGGTCACCGATATTCCGTTCCAGCCGCTGAAAACCCTGGCGCGGGCACGGATTGTCCCGGTTGAGAATAAAATCAGCTTTTACCCGTCGGTCAGTAAGGCACTGATTGAACTGGGGCTGATGGATGGTGTGACATCAGAGGCATGA